One Flexivirga aerilata DNA segment encodes these proteins:
- a CDS encoding acyl-CoA dehydrogenase family protein, giving the protein MSNLHGKPTLADRGQSFGMRLITRAGGLEAMKNPALRAKIEKVLYRGARQGFKAQTVAGRAFAKKSGSGEPTRSKPAKQRIEFDLSPNDDQDMIREAARELADEVLRPAAAQADTDRTVPDKVRDQAAQMGMTLLGVPTDLGGVAEEASAVTGVLVVEELARGDMGLAVAVMSSAAVANALVNYGDSDQQATYLPPFTDEKEPATGALAIMEPQPLFDPAKPQTTGTVEGDQLVLNGHKALVPGADSADLFIVSALVDGEPRLVIVPPGTEGLTTTDDPAMGIRAAHTGALHLADVRVPKANLLGTTADHADAVARGRLAWAAAAVGTSQAILDQLKTYTKERKAFGEPIAYRQAVAFTVANIAIELEGLRLVVWRAAARLDRDVDASEQIAHARALTAKHCAQIGSDGVQLLGGHGFVKEFDNERWYRDLRGAGLLEGVLLV; this is encoded by the coding sequence ATGAGCAACCTGCACGGAAAGCCGACCCTGGCCGATCGCGGCCAGTCCTTCGGGATGCGGCTGATCACCAGGGCCGGCGGCCTGGAGGCCATGAAGAACCCCGCACTGCGGGCCAAGATCGAGAAGGTGCTCTACCGCGGCGCCCGGCAGGGCTTCAAGGCCCAGACGGTCGCCGGCCGCGCCTTCGCCAAGAAGTCGGGCTCCGGTGAGCCGACCCGGTCCAAGCCGGCCAAGCAGCGCATCGAGTTCGACCTCTCCCCCAACGACGACCAGGACATGATCCGCGAGGCCGCTCGCGAGCTCGCCGACGAGGTGCTGCGCCCGGCCGCCGCACAGGCCGACACCGACCGCACGGTGCCGGACAAGGTCCGCGACCAGGCCGCGCAGATGGGCATGACGCTGCTCGGCGTGCCGACCGACCTCGGCGGCGTTGCCGAGGAGGCATCAGCGGTGACCGGCGTGCTCGTCGTCGAGGAGCTGGCCCGTGGCGACATGGGTCTCGCGGTCGCGGTGATGTCATCTGCCGCCGTCGCGAACGCCCTTGTCAACTATGGCGATTCGGACCAGCAGGCGACCTACCTGCCGCCGTTCACCGACGAGAAGGAGCCGGCCACCGGCGCCCTCGCCATCATGGAGCCGCAGCCGCTCTTCGACCCGGCCAAGCCGCAGACCACCGGCACCGTCGAGGGTGACCAGCTGGTGCTCAACGGCCACAAGGCGCTGGTGCCCGGTGCCGACTCGGCCGACCTCTTCATCGTCTCGGCCCTGGTCGACGGCGAGCCGCGCCTGGTCATCGTGCCCCCGGGCACCGAGGGCCTGACCACCACCGACGACCCGGCCATGGGCATCCGCGCCGCGCACACCGGCGCGCTGCACCTGGCGGACGTGCGGGTGCCGAAGGCCAACCTGCTCGGCACCACCGCGGACCACGCCGACGCGGTCGCCCGCGGCCGGCTCGCCTGGGCCGCCGCCGCGGTCGGCACCTCGCAGGCGATCCTCGACCAGCTGAAGACCTACACCAAGGAGCGCAAGGCGTTCGGCGAGCCGATCGCCTACCGCCAGGCGGTCGCCTTCACCGTTGCCAACATTGCGATCGAGCTGGAGGGCCTGCGCCTCGTCGTATGGCGCGCCGCTGCCCGTCTCGACCGCGACGTCGACGCGTCGGAGCAGATCGCGCACGCCCGGGCGCTCACCGCCAAGCACTGCGCCCAGATCGGCTCCGACGGCGTGCAGCTGCTCGGCGGCCACGGCTTCGTGAAGGAGTTCGACAACGAGCGCTGGTATCGCGACCTGCGCGGTGCGGGCCTGCTCGAGGGCGTCCTTCTTGTATGA
- a CDS encoding type II toxin-antitoxin system PemK/MazF family toxin encodes MAPPDPAYPGDFRGVPPLDYAPKPDGRPDPGEIVWGWVPYEEDFTRGKDRPVLLVGRDAQWLLGLMLTSKDHDRDEEQERRAGRLWCDIGTGDWDPHRRASEVRVNRVIRLAEEAIRREGAVLPRDRFEIVATAVRAAFGSR; translated from the coding sequence ATGGCTCCGCCTGACCCGGCATACCCCGGTGACTTTCGGGGCGTGCCGCCGCTGGACTACGCCCCGAAGCCGGACGGCCGGCCCGACCCGGGCGAGATCGTCTGGGGCTGGGTGCCCTACGAGGAAGACTTCACCCGCGGCAAGGACCGACCGGTGCTGCTCGTCGGTCGCGATGCGCAGTGGCTGCTCGGGCTGATGCTCACCAGCAAGGACCACGACCGCGACGAGGAGCAGGAGCGCCGCGCGGGCCGCCTCTGGTGCGACATCGGCACCGGCGACTGGGACCCGCACCGCCGGGCCAGCGAGGTGCGGGTCAACCGGGTGATCCGGCTGGCCGAAGAAGCGATCCGGCGCGAGGGCGCGGTGCTGCCGCGCGACCGGTTCGAGATCGTGGCGACCGCCGTGCGGGCGGCGTTCGGGAGCCGCTGA
- a CDS encoding IclR family transcriptional regulator: MTEQAQSRRPGVQAIDRALDLVEALGQGRPRGVSELAVETGLPVGTVHRILATLTERGYVVQDDERKYVVGPSALRLADLSRQSVAAIGLPFARRLTAIFGESANVAVQHGNSMVYVAQSPSPHSLRIFAEVGRMVPMHSTAVGKATLAALGPNEASALIDRLDLRAATRHTITDRVDLSAELSAVRAKGYAIDEEEQEIGVRCVAAVAPGPQWPYAALSVSGPTERFDRATAERAGPEIAAVAREFGKALDGSA; the protein is encoded by the coding sequence ATGACCGAGCAGGCGCAGTCACGCCGGCCCGGCGTGCAGGCCATCGACCGGGCGCTCGACCTGGTCGAGGCGCTCGGTCAGGGGCGGCCGCGCGGGGTCAGCGAGCTCGCCGTGGAGACGGGGCTGCCGGTCGGCACCGTGCACCGGATCCTCGCCACCCTCACCGAGCGCGGCTACGTCGTCCAGGACGACGAGCGCAAGTATGTCGTCGGGCCCTCGGCGCTGCGCCTGGCCGACCTCAGCCGCCAGAGTGTCGCCGCGATCGGATTGCCCTTCGCCCGACGACTCACGGCGATCTTCGGCGAGTCGGCGAATGTCGCTGTGCAGCATGGCAATTCGATGGTGTATGTCGCGCAGTCGCCCTCCCCGCACTCGCTACGGATCTTCGCCGAGGTGGGCCGCATGGTGCCGATGCACAGCACCGCCGTCGGCAAGGCGACGCTTGCCGCGCTCGGGCCGAACGAGGCCTCCGCGCTCATCGACCGGCTCGATCTGCGCGCCGCGACCCGGCATACGATCACCGACCGCGTCGACCTGAGCGCCGAGCTCAGCGCGGTGCGCGCCAAGGGCTACGCGATCGACGAGGAGGAGCAGGAGATCGGGGTGCGCTGCGTCGCCGCCGTCGCACCGGGACCGCAGTGGCCCTACGCTGCCTTGTCGGTGTCCGGCCCGACCGAACGCTTCGACCGGGCGACCGCCGAACGCGCGGGACCCGAGATCGCGGCCGTGGCAAGGGAATTCGGAAAGGCACTCGATGGCTCCGCCTGA